The sequence CGTCCGGGCGTCGCGCAAGGCGGCTCGGTCCACGGCTGGCGACTCACCCGGTTCGTAGGCCGAACACGCCGGCCCGCAGTCGGTCCCGGGGTCGACAACGCGGTCGAACGCGGCACAGAAGGGACGGCCGTCGTCGGTCGGGCACATCGACGCGCAGGCGGGGTAGTCGCGGGGACGCCACCCCTTGCCGTAAGCGCGTTCGGCGATCGCTCGGCGCTTTTGCGCCTTCGCCGACGGTGAAACGAACTCCACGTCGGTCCGGAGCGGGTGGTCGGTGAGGGGTTCGACGCCCGTCGTCTCGGGATCGAGCGGGGTCGGCTCACGGACGACGGTCAGGTCGCCGGTGGCCGACTCGTCTCCGGCCTCGAACCGCCAGATGCCGACCGCGTCGGGGATGCGGTTCAAGTGGGCACCCGTGACGTAGCTCTCGGTCGCGAGGACGACAGTGTCGAACAGCCCGAGGGAGACATCGTGGCGCAGCTGTCGTTCGAGATCGCCGGGTCGACCGAGGTCGGGTTTGTTTTCGATGCCGACGAGGCGGTCGATCCAGTCGGGGTACCGGGTGGTCTGACGGACGTGGCGTCGACTCCCCTCGCGTTCGGTCTCGAAAAAGCCGACCTCGACCGCGCGGTCGGCGGTGCGCTGGGCGACCTCAGGAGAGCAGTCGAAGGCAGCGGTCGGATCGACCGCACGGCCGGGGCCGACCGCACTCTCGACGGCGCGGGGCGGGATCGTCTCGCTCGTGATCGCAGCGCGGCGGTCGAACTCGGAGCCGGGAACGACGCCACAGACGTCGGTGACGCGGGAGCCAGGATTCGCGACGGCAGCGCCGAGTTGGCGTCCGAGCACCCAGTCCCGGGTCCGTTCGAGGTGGGTACACAGCGCCAGTTCGAAGGCGTACTCCGATTCCACGCCCTAGTCGTCGACGACGACTTCGACGGGGTCGTCGGCCGCCTCGTCCGTCTCGGTGCTCTCGCCGCCGCGCTCCTGCCAGAGCAGGACGCCCGCGACGAGGACGACGAGCCAGGAGCGCCAGTTCGCCAGATTCAGCGTGTAGCCGATGCCGAACGGTTTCTCGACGACCATCCCCTCGCCGGGTTTCCAGTGGGCGGAGAGCAGTCGGCCGAGGCTGGGGCGTTCGAAGTTGTAGGGAACACCCAGAATCGTTCCGGATTGCGGTTTGTCGACCATGTCCGATCGTACGGCGCCCCGGGATAAATCGTTTCTCCTCGGGAGCGCCGGCGGTGCCGTGCGACGACCGAGGCCGGCCGAGCGGCCTCCGTCCGTGCTTCGCTCGAAAGCGAATCGTTCATTATCGACCGTTTTGTGGCCTCTGGCGCCAGAATTATCCGTCTCGGACCCCAACCATGCGTAATGAGTTCCGCCACCCCTGCCCCGTCGGACCCCGCCCCCGACGACACGCACCGCAAGTCGGCGCTGTTCTGCCCGGCGTGTGGCCACACCAGCCCCGTCGACGGCGACTGGCACGTCAAAACGGTCGCCGATCACCGCCAGCTCCGCTGTCCGGACTGCCACCGCGTCGTCGACGACCGCGACGACGCCGAGGCGCTCCTCTGTGCGGATTGACCTACTGATACCGTCCCCGCCGCTCTATCTTCCGAAGCCGTGAGATGACCGCCTCGTCGCCGACGGCGGCGTAGCCCGCCTCGAACGCCGACAGCACGTCCGCGGCCGCCGTTTCCGTGGCTGTGCCCCGGACGCTCCCGCCGAAGACGTGGAGGTCCATCGCGTGGTCCTCGACGTGACCGCTGTGGTAGCCGAGGCCGAAATCGATGAGAAACAGGCGGCCGTCCTCGATGCGGACGTTCCGCACCGTGGGATCGCCGTGGACGATGCCGGCCTCGTGGAGCGTCGCGAGGTGTTCGCCGACGGTGCGAGCGCGGGCGGGCGTGAGTGCGGCCGCCAGGTCCCGGTCGCCGACGTGTTCGAACGTGAGCGTCGCCTCGGCCACGTCCACGTCGAACACGACGGGCGTGGGGACGCCGTGCCGCCGCGCCTCGCTGGTGAGACGGGCCTCGGCGACCGTCCGCTCGCGACGGAGGCGGGCGTCGAGTTCGGGATGGCGGTACGCCTTCGGCACGCGCCGCTTGACGACGCTGGCGGCGCCGTCGACGGCGGGCGCATCCCCCTCGCCGGCCTGCTCGACCGTCACGACGGCTTCGGCGCCGCGGCGTTCATCTCCCGCCGTGGGCGTGAGCGTGACTGACTCGTCGTCGCGCCACGTGACCGCCACCTCGTCGGGCCGACAGTTGGGGTCGACGGCGGAGTCGTCGACATCGAGACGCTCCCCCGCGAGAAACATCTTCGCGCCGAGGACCGCGATCATCCCCGCGTTGTCGCGGAGATACCGCGGCTCTGGCGCGTAAAACTCCGCGCCGCGCGCCTCGCACATGCTCGCGAGCATCTCCCGGAGGCGGGCGTTCTGCCCGACGCCGCCGCCGAGGACGAGTTCGTCCGCGCCGGTGAGCGAGAGCGCGCGCTCCGCGACTTCGGTGAGCATGGCGAAGATGGTCTCCTGCAGCGAGAAACAGACGTCCTCGACGGGGACGCCGTCGTCGTACGCGGCCTTGGCGGCGCTCATCAGGCCGGAAAAGGAGAAGTCCATCCCCTTGACGACGTAGGGCAGGTCGATATACTCGCCGTCTTTGGCCGCCTCTTCGACTTTGGGGCCGCCGGGGTGTGACCAGCCGACGTGTCGGGTGAACTTATCGAGTGCGTTGCCGACGCCGGTGTCCATCGTCTCGCCGAGGACGCGATACCGGCCGTCGTGGTAGCCGAGCAGGTGGGCGTTGGCGCCGCTGGCGTTCAGACAGACCGGCGAGTCGAAGTCGGCGCCGTGACGACCGATCTCCAGGTGGGCGACCATATGGTTGACGCCGATCAGGGGAACGTCGAGCGTACCGGCGAGGGCGCGCGCGGCGGTACCGACGATGCGCAGACAGGGACCGAGACCGGGTCCCTGTGAGAAAGCGACGGCGTCGATAGGGCCGTCAGCGGCGTCGAGAACCGTCTCGATCACCGCAGGGATGGCCTCGCCCATGTGTTCGGCGGCCTCGCGCGGGTGAAGGCCGCCGCTCTCCGGCTGGTAGGCGTCAGTTTCGATGACTGGGGGATCGGCGTCCGCGACGGCGTC comes from Haloplanus sp. XH21 and encodes:
- a CDS encoding DUF5787 family protein; the protein is MESEYAFELALCTHLERTRDWVLGRQLGAAVANPGSRVTDVCGVVPGSEFDRRAAITSETIPPRAVESAVGPGRAVDPTAAFDCSPEVAQRTADRAVEVGFFETEREGSRRHVRQTTRYPDWIDRLVGIENKPDLGRPGDLERQLRHDVSLGLFDTVVLATESYVTGAHLNRIPDAVGIWRFEAGDESATGDLTVVREPTPLDPETTGVEPLTDHPLRTDVEFVSPSAKAQKRRAIAERAYGKGWRPRDYPACASMCPTDDGRPFCAAFDRVVDPGTDCGPACSAYEPGESPAVDRAALRDARTPWVADPEGVTRRQTGLDQFT
- a CDS encoding DUF5808 domain-containing protein, whose amino-acid sequence is MVDKPQSGTILGVPYNFERPSLGRLLSAHWKPGEGMVVEKPFGIGYTLNLANWRSWLVVLVAGVLLWQERGGESTETDEAADDPVEVVVDD
- a CDS encoding bifunctional N(6)-L-threonylcarbamoyladenine synthase/serine/threonine protein kinase gives rise to the protein MRVLGVEGTAWAASAAVFEFDPDAVADADPPVIETDAYQPESGGLHPREAAEHMGEAIPAVIETVLDAADGPIDAVAFSQGPGLGPCLRIVGTAARALAGTLDVPLIGVNHMVAHLEIGRHGADFDSPVCLNASGANAHLLGYHDGRYRVLGETMDTGVGNALDKFTRHVGWSHPGGPKVEEAAKDGEYIDLPYVVKGMDFSFSGLMSAAKAAYDDGVPVEDVCFSLQETIFAMLTEVAERALSLTGADELVLGGGVGQNARLREMLASMCEARGAEFYAPEPRYLRDNAGMIAVLGAKMFLAGERLDVDDSAVDPNCRPDEVAVTWRDDESVTLTPTAGDERRGAEAVVTVEQAGEGDAPAVDGAASVVKRRVPKAYRHPELDARLRRERTVAEARLTSEARRHGVPTPVVFDVDVAEATLTFEHVGDRDLAAALTPARARTVGEHLATLHEAGIVHGDPTVRNVRIEDGRLFLIDFGLGYHSGHVEDHAMDLHVFGGSVRGTATETAAADVLSAFEAGYAAVGDEAVISRLRKIERRGRYQ